In one window of Gopherus evgoodei ecotype Sinaloan lineage chromosome 9, rGopEvg1_v1.p, whole genome shotgun sequence DNA:
- the LRRC3 gene encoding leucine-rich repeat-containing protein 3, with product MIRMFLAHPATSLAQLSSTRVFFCLLLCIPPVWTACPQSCQCTDHSGAMAVLCSSKHLDEIPKDIPKDAVFVKLDANKITQIPNNAFKHLNHLEELDLSRNAIEKIDMAAFRGVADGLRTLDLSNNLIQSIPKEALVKLNAKIRLSNNPWHCECALQEVLWEVKLDPESVNEITCQTSVREEYVGKPLIQVLDSGVNFCNIHQKTTDVAMFITMFGWFTMVITYVVYYVRHNQEDARKHLEYLKSLPSTQVPKETITTVL from the coding sequence ATGATCAGAATGTTCCTGGCACACCCGGCAACCTCACTGGCACAGCTGTCCTCCACCCGCGTTTTCTTCTGCCTCCTCCTGTGCATCCCTCCTGTGTGGACCGCCTGCCCCCAGTCCTGCCAGTGCACAGACCACTCGGGAGCCATGGCTGTGCTGTGCAGCTCAAAGCATTTGGATGAAATCCCAAAGGACATTCCCAAAGATGCTGTGTTTGTGAAGCTCGATGCAAATAAAATCACCCAGATCCCCAACAATGCATTCAAACACCTGAACCACTTGGAAGAGCTGGACCTCTCCAGAAACGCCATTGAGAAGATAGACATGGCAGCTTTCAGAGGTGTGGCAGATGGGCTGCGGACACTGGATCTTTCCAATAACCTTATTCAGAGTATTCCCAAGGAAGCCTTAGTCAAACTGAATGCTAAGATCCGCCTGTCTAATAACCCGTGGCACTGTGAGTGTGCTTTGCAGGAGGTGCTCTGGGAAGTGAAGCTAGATCCTGAGTCAGTGAATGAGATCACCTGCCAAACCTCTGTGCGTGAAGAATATGTCGGGAAACCTTTGATCCAGGTCTTGGACTCTGGCGTCAATTTCTGTAACATCCATCAAAAGACCACAGATGTCGCCATGTTCATCACCATGTTCGGCTGGTTCACCATGGTCATCACCTATGTGGTGTATTACGTTCGACACAACCAGGAAGATGCCAGGAAGCACCTGGAGTACCTTAAATCACTGCCTAGCACCCAGGTCCCCAAAGAGACCATCACCACGGTCCTGTAA